The DNA segment ACAGATTTCTTTTATAGTTCGTTCATCGTGGATTTGAATTGGATTTGGGGGTTTTTAGTTAgtctttcaaatttttttttttttgtttctcggTTGCTTCTGTTCTAATTATTTGTTTTCCTGATACAGATGGATCCCGAAGCAGAGATAAGAGACACAAAGAGAAGAAAGGAGCACATCGATATGCTTTCAATCGTGTGTGATTCAGAACACGGGATTCCGACGAGGTGTCCCTGCGGTGGGAGTATAATTCACGAGGTTCGTGGGAAGGAGGAATACGACACTCTCCCCGGCAAGCGTTTCTTCACCTGCATAAACTACGAGGTATAAAACGGGTTCTTGTCTTTTAAATTATGTCTTCTGTTTTTGTCTGTTAATTAACAATCTGATATAGTTTATGTGTTGTTACCAAGGCTGATGGTTTTCATTATCGTCAGCCTTGGGTCATTGGTGTGCAGGAGCATATCGAACGGCTCACAAGTCGTGTGGAGGAGGTGGAGGCGGTGATCAAGTGGCTGCCGGAAGTGAATAATAAGATCAAGAGTCTGGAGGTAATCTGACTTCCCACTtatgaattttgttttgtaatttttttcttatcttttataCAGTGACTAACACCATCTCATTGTCATTTCCTTGAACAGGCAGAGGTAAAAGCCCTCACTGTGGAGGTTGATAGGCTCACTGGGAAGGTTTATAACCTGACCGTGCAAGTGGATCACTTGGAGAAATGCTGCTTCGACTGAAAACACAAAGGTAACCACACTATCCCTAGAGTTGTTGCCTAATAATGAATTTGAACTTGAACTAGAGTAGGTTAGAGTAGTAGTAGAATTTAAACTTGAACTGAACCAAAACTGAAGTAGTTGTGTAGTTAAGTAGTTAAGTTAAGTGTAATCAATTTTTGAATGGTCTGTGTGAACTTGTATTTAAACTTCAACTGAACCAGAACTAAATTTAAACttgaaataattaatttgaaAACCTGATTTGATGTTTATTGAATGGTCTGTGTGAAGTAGTTGTGTAGTTAAGTTAAGTGTCATCAATTTTTAGTGGTTAGAAGGTGTTTACTTCCTTGTACTTGCAAACCCAAAAGTAGTTTAAAAACCTAGCTAATCGACATCTTAAAACATAAACGAAAACTTAAAAACTTCAATACTCAACCAAAATGGATCCTTTTCCCCTAAACTCTCCCGGCTTTGTTAACCTGCTTACTTCCCAGACCCCTCAGCCAATAGAAATAGGATCTTCTGAGGTTCCTAAACCTCCGGAAAGGAGGAAGTGGACAACCAAAGAAGATTTGGTGTTGATCAGTGCTTGGTTGAACACCAGCAAGGATCCAATAACCAGTAATGAACAGAAGCTAGGAGCATTTTGGAAGAGAATAGAGGAGTACCTGAATGCTAGCCCTCTGCTCGTTGGCTCTATTCCTAGGGAGTGGAGTCAATGTAAGCAGAGGTGGGGAAGGATTAATGAGCAGGTGTGTAAGTTCGTGGGATGTCATGAAGCTGCTCTGAAGGAGCAGGCGAGTGGACATAATGAGAATGATGTCATGAAGGTAGCTCATGACATCTTCTTTAATGACTACAAATCCAAGTTCATTCTTGAACATTGTTGGAGGGAGCTTCGGTTTGATCAAAAATGGAGATCACACAGTCTGACATCAAATGGTGCAAAGGAGAAAAGGAAGGAAACTGCGGATGAGGTGGGTCGCGAGGAAGATGTTAGACCTCCCGGAGTCAAGGCTAGCAAAGCAGCAAAACGCAAGAAGCATGGCAATGAAGCAGCGTTTGATCAGATCGAAACCATTCTAGCAGCCAAGAATATTTTATCCAAACAGAAAATACTTGATAGGTTGCTAGGCAAAAACGCTGATACACTTACAGATCAAGAGCTTGCTCTAAAAAACAAACTCATATCTGAATTGCTTTAAGTTGGTGAGtggttattttttttgaaatttacagtTGGTTGCTAGGAAATGCAGTGTATGATGTTTGTGTTTTAATCTTTTCCTTGATGTATATTGATATTGTAACTGTTGTGCTTTGTAGGTCACGGGTTCAAAGAGGAGGATGCGTGGATGGTTGCAGGTCTCTGTttctttatgtatcaaatcaagtcACGGGTGGTAATGTAGTAGTAGGTGGTTGTAGTGGTAGGGTATGTAAGATGGAATCACGGGAGAGTGTAGTTTTTTTCAACTTTCTACACTcgttttatgtatcaaatcatgGGCATGTCCCCACGGCTTTACTTTTGTACTCACGGGTGTATGTACCCACATGCTACTTGCTTCAATGTTTTTCTATATAAATGACTATGTGTTTCATTCATGCATTTTATCAAAACTATCTTACCATCTCGTAATCTTACCTACCAACACCACTACGAGAATCACCAACCAACACCACGAGAATCacaacaacaatcaaacaagaatcaCCAATCAACACAAGGAATCAACTCTACTACTACTCAACCCCACGGATCATCTCTACCATTCAACAAAGGTAAGTTGAAAACCAAAAATTCTTAGTAAAGttataacccaaaaaaaaaaagattcaagagaaatatattgatttatattttaaatgataatatttacTAAGTTTAAgaccaaaataataaaaaaaaaaactaaggttaaaacccaaaataaaattgaagagattcaagagaaatatattgatttatattttaaatgataatatttacTAAGTTTAAgaccaaaataataaaaaaaaaaactaaggttaaaacccaaaataaaattgaagagattcaagagaaatatattgatttatattttaaatgataatattttaagtttaagaccaaaataaaattgaagagattcaagagaaatatattgatttataattttaatgaaaaacttTACTAAGgtgaaaaccaaaataatattaaacaaaaaattaaggttaaaacccaaaataaaagtttaataaaaaattcgTCCATATTGCCTTTTGTAggaaaaatattacaataaatATCATCAACAATGTCTTCCTCATCAAGTGATGAAGCGGATGAAGTTTTTGATGAATTGGTCGATGAAGTAGTTGATAATTTCATCGATACAATAATTGATGGTCAAACCAACAAACCAAAGAGGCGAGCTTATATTGAAAGAGATCGAGAACTAGGACACATTCGACTATGCAACGACTATTTCAGTAATAATCCAACGTACACAGAAGATATGTTTAGGCGGCGGtttcgaatgaacaagccattgttcCTTCGCATTGTCGACCGTCTAAGTACTGAAGTTCCGTACTTTCAGCAAAGAAGAGATGCTACCGGAAGGAACGGGCTATCTCCACTTCAAAAGTGTACGGCAGCGATACGTATGCTCGCATATGGTCAGTCAGGAGATACGTATGACGAATATCTCCGGATGGCTGACAGTACATCACGTTTATGTTTGGCAAAATTCACTGATGCAATAATACAATTGTTTGGGGATGAGTATCTACGAACACCTACAGCCGAGGATCTTCAGCGATTACTCGATATTGGAGAGGTACGGGGATTTCCGGGGATGATAGGCTCCATCGACTGTATGCActgggagtggaaaaactgcccaacAGCTTGGAAAGGTCAGTTCACACGTGGTTCGGGaaagccgacaattgtcttagaagccgtggcatcacaagatctttggatttGGCACGCTTTTTTCGGCTTACCAGGTACCCTaaacgatatcaatgttcttgatcggtctCCAGTTTTTGATGACATCTTACATGGTCGAGCCCCTAAAGTGAAGttcaaggtcaacaaccacacttaTCGTATGGCGTACTACCTTACCGACGGCATTTATCCTCCATgggcaacatttatccaatccatcccaCTTCCTCAAGGTCGTAAAGCACAGAAATTTGCAGAAATGCAAGAATCCGccagaaaagatgtcgaacgggcttttggagtattgcaatcGAGGTTTGCAATTGTTAGGAACCCAGCTCTACAATGGGACAAGGAAAGGATAGGAAAAGTAATGATAGCTTGTgtcatattgcacaatatgatagtagagGATGAACGAGACGGATACGCTCCAATTGATACATCTGAGTTTGAGACAGGACAGTCTAGCAGAAGTTCGGAGGCGAGAAGCAGGGATAGTGTTAATGTCACCCCTGATATGTTAGCCATGCGGAGAGAAGTTCGAGATGGCGACAAGCATCATcgtttgaaagctgatttagTGGAAAATATTTGGCAAATGTTTGGTGATGAAGATGAATAAATAAGTTATGTATGTTAGAAAAATTTCTCATTTATgtaatgtatttttaatgtaatgaataaaatgttttcataattttaataatatgttttaatattttattcatcttttctgaatattttaatttttttttttaaattaatattattattttattcttatgaaCTCCTTCTTCGGGTTCACTAATGCAGAAAACAGCATATCCGAGTTCATAACTGTACATGGGCCcacgaaaatataataaaaaatgttgGTGAACCCCAAAGAGGGGTTCACCAATGCTCATGCTCTTAGCGCTTTCCTCATATTGTCTAATTCATTGTTTCCCGTCAACTGGTAAAAGGGAGCCGACTTGGTGGTAGTTATGGCCATGAATCCTGCAACTAAAAAGGCCCGTGTCATGTGACTGTTTATCAACTTCAGCACCCATAGATCAAAGCTAGCATACCGTTGGCAACATGGATTTTGATTTGGAAGCTAGGAGTCTCGAGAAGGTCTTTCAAGGGTGATGGTGGCTCATGGACTTGCGGGCAGCAGATGCTGAACCTTCAATCTGCTGCATCTAAGACATCCCTAACGAATTCTCCATTCCATAGTAAACATCCCTAACCAGCTCCCATTTCCCTGCTTTTGTTGTTTGAGTGATTCATGCAAAGGAatgtaattaaaattttgttactaACGTAGAGCTGGGAAGTCAAACAAAAGATGGGTGTCAGTGTTGTCTTAAAGATAGCAGGATTTCTATATTTTACTAAATTCTGGGGAAGTTAATCTAACTTGAGATTTTGGAAGCAGATGCATTGAAGGCACGAATTGGAAGCCGCGTTGCTCGTTACCGCGTGCCGTACCTAAGAAGTAAATTTAAGGTAGTCAAATTTTATACACACATCAAGTTCAGTTAATTTACCCGTTTGTTTAGGTTTCTACCGTGTCTAGTGGCCAGATCGATCTGCTATAACAATGCGGGAACCATGTGATTAGGTGAGGACCAGAAGCACATACCGGGTGCAGTCATTTGATACACCGCCTGTTAAGACAGTCGAGAGTTTGTATTGTTTAAGTAAGATATGTTTCAAAAATAGTTCTGTAAGTATTACTTAAGAGAAAGAGAGGGAGAGATGGTAATTTTACCTTGCGCAGCTGAGTTATGATGTCTCATTGATGTGTGTTCCTCAGCATGTTTGCCTGCAACAGTTTTATTGTTGTTAAAAGGTTGATTGCCTGCAGCCTGCAGGGAACTGGGTTTGTGAATGAATGGGAAATTTCTCTTTTTTGGAAACACAACTAACCTTATGTTACGTTTTAGAAGCTTGGCGTTGCGCGAAAGCATCCTGTTGGTGCGGGGGAACTTGCTCAAAGCATCTACATAGTAAGACCGTAAATTTTATGAGACGGTGGTGAAAACCATAAATTTTCTACACTGCCCTGATTATTGTTTGAACTTACTCATCGCTGATATAGTAGCTTTTGTGACATTTACAACTGGAGTGCCAGTGCTGCTCAGATAGTTCTCAGGCTGGAAGTAAGCATGCTATTATAAGCACGATGGGATTAAAGTTGTTTCATATAGTCCTTCAGATGTAGCGTTACATGTAGTAAGCAAGAGCTGTGAGACCACTGTTTTCTTACTTGGTTTGCAGGAGAGGCCTTACTATAAGATCACTTCATTATCTTCCCCAGGAgcttcaccaagtgttggaacCATCATAGTTCCTTTTTTGGGAGTTTTGATGGTTGGTTGCAGGTCCAGGGAGAGTGTAAAAGTAAACCAAACAGAGATCAGTAAGCTTTGTCATTCTGATTCTATTTTACAGGAAATTTGCTAACCTTTTCGTCAacgtctaaataaaataaaaagattaccTTGGCTGTGCTTCTCATGTCCATTCCAGTACCACCAACCCTGTTCTGAAAGATCGTAGAAACCCcaaattaaaaggtaaaaaaaaaacagaacacatAACTCTTTTCTTTGTTGTTCAAGATGAAATTATCAAGCAACAAACCAGTGAGAATGACAAAACATTGTCTTTTAAATCTGAACTGCAGAAAGAGAGATGAGGAAGAAAAAGTTACTGATATTTTGAGTACAAAAGCCAAGAAATGGCAAAACTAATTCATGAAAGGAGCATATTGTATGGTAAAATAATCATACAGAAATATTACCCAAATAATTTTTTCGTTGGAGGAGCTTAATTTGACGACTTTGTTTCTCTGACAACTGGTTAACAAAACAGACCCATAGTTACGACAAAGAAAGAGGAAATCAGATGCCAATATATTCTAAGTGGACGAAATGGCGTTTAGCTAATAAGAATGAGGGGTACTTACTTGTCAAGCTTCTCTTTTCCTACAGTCTCAGAGTCACAATAAATATGGATTCCAGATGTTAAGTTCAGAAATAGCCCACctacaaataatatattaagtTTATGTGAAGCTATGTCTGGTGAAAACATTTTTGCAATGAATTACTCCAAAGCTATATTAATATGCATAAACTACACATAGTAGCAAGTTTATAACCTCCAAGGACAATATTTGGTTCACTTCCGTAGCTTTCAAATTTGTTATGAAggcaagccaaggagtttaaacATACTGACACAGACGGTTACATCCCTGCAAAAATGCAATGATATTGAGACGCGGTAGGCATACGTATAAATATGGACTATAACCACGCGAGATTAAACAATCGTAAGTACCTCTCTAGACGTATAGTAAGCATTACACGTTGTGCCTCAGATGAACGGTCCTTGATTGTGCTCCTGATTGCACTTACCTCACCAGTCTAAGAAATTTGTTAAGTGGAAATACCAACTAACTCCTAAAATCACAAAAACATACCAGGTAGCTGTCTGTTTCTGTTCGCCAAAGTAAGCAGTTAGCCGTATGAACGGAAAAGGAAAGCTTCAGTTAGTATCAGCTTAGTGGACTCTTGACAACTTTTCAAAATAAGTGCCAAATGTTGTTGCTCCGCTTTACGTCGAAACCGCTCATCCTGTAGACTGAACCTTCACTGAAACGATCACTGAAATTGTTGAGATGGTTCGCACTGACGGACCCTTGCATAAGAATCGATAGTTTGAATAGGATCCGGAAGTGATTATCTTTCCTCAAGGAATAGCATGTCAACCCCCATCAGCTCGCTTCCTCTCTTGGCATTTCTCCGAGAACCTAAGAAGACAAAGCTCAGTTAATCAGCAAGAAAAGAGTAGGAAGTTTCCATTTTTGGAGTTAGTAATCACCAGAGACAATACTTCTAGATTTCACAGAGATGGAGCTGTATAACGCTCGGAGCATTGAAATTTATAGGAGGAGCCCTCCCGTGGGTTGCGTATGAAGATGGTGAGGTCGATTAAGGTATAAATCAATGGAGAAAGAAGGCGTTACCGGAAGTTCATCGGAGGAGGCTTCAGGGAAGGGAAGGGTCGGCGACGATGTTAATCTAATGGATCTAAGCACTAAGCAATGATACGTTGGGCCTgaataaaaaaagagaacaGAAGCCTAGTTATAGACATAACCAGGTTTGGTTAAAAGTCAGAAATTGCAATGACCCACTTAGCGTTCGTTAACGAAAAAATTGGAGAATAATTAAAGTGTGACACGTGTCCAAAAATGCCCCATCCTGAAAAATGATGTGGAGGGCTAAGGTGAGAGAAAACtcccctttatatatatagatataaaagACATAGATTGTTTTCTATTGCGTTCGTAGATGGTGGAACGTGTGCTTGGGTTTTGCTCAAAGTCAACATCTTACTTAGGCGGGTTATTCTTTGTCTttacgtccagtgtgtactggtATCATTCCTCGTGCGTTTATGTTCTATACACATACTGTTTTAGAGATTCAGACACAGTTAATTGTCCGGCTTTCTCAGTGTTTCAGTTGTTAATAGATTATCATCTAAAAATAATCCTTCACCTTCCCGGTCAATGATTTTGGCAGATTAATCATCATGTGTATATGGTGGATTCTTGAAGGTTCTAAACAAGTATACTTGTAATAACATACATATCCACCAATTACTTTGAATCATCTACTATTTTGTGTTTGTTCCTGTGATCTGGTTATATATACTGCTCAGGGGCGGACGGAGTGCATCGGGTACGGGGGCACGTGCCCccaactaattttaaaattttctttaacaAATGATGTAAGTACATATAAGTGCCCCCAActgaaagaaaaaatacaatGAAAACTTTGTTGTGCCCCTATTAAATCTACTTCTGCATCCGCCCCTGATACTGCTGTAATTTTCTTTAcatgtttttgattatatatcatGATTTTAACTACTATTGACGAGTAAGAGAGGACCGGAAGAAAGAGAGGAAGGCCAAGTCCTTGTGTAAAAATGATCATCTAATTATACTCAACTGTAGATTACACTTTACCTTGTCTATGCATGTGTTTCATTCGCCAGCTAGCAAGCTAACTGTTAACTCTAACAAATCCTAGTCTACTATTagcatactcatataatacaagaTTCATAATATTcgaaacattaaaatatgtcATAAGAATCCAATCAGGATCATGCGTCCATTTCAAtcaaacatttttatataaaatttttgttttgtttctcttaAAAGAATGGGGTGAGCTGGAGAAGGAGACAAAGCAGAGGAAAGCTAATCCATTAAGTGAATGGATTTGAATAGATAGAGCAACATGGATCCGCCTTACTTTGAATCATTGAAATGGTATTGCCTTTTgcttctttccattttttattttatttttgtctgtTTTTTGCCTTTATTATGTTCGTCTCAATTTTTGTTATGGAGAAACTTCTATTGAGTAGCGTTACGTTATTCTTAAATCTTTGGAGTTTACACATATTAACCTAACATGTTAATGTAACATGTTCAAAGTAACTTGTATTATGTTTCTTTACAAAATAGCCAAAGATCCAGATTTAAGAAAAGTCTGTATTACCAAAGTTTATCATGTAACATGTTCAGGCCAGTCTGGTTAAATATCGGTCCGGTAAGCAAGTTGACTTCggtcaaatttgatatcttctAGAGTGATCATCAAACGGACCTAATTTGAAATTCATACGAGAATTATATCTCTTAGATATATTTCCAATAACTTTTAAGAAGATCAAATGGTGAGAAAATTGAAATCATTGTCGAGATTTTACTACTTCATAGTTATGTCTATCCACATTTTAGGTGTTGTTCGTTTGCCCATCTGTCGTCGTCCATTAAAATGATTCATTTAGATAATCCAGTTAAATGATTCTGGATGTTATTCGGcgttgttttcatttttttttttgcttcaagTGGGTTACTGGACTAAGAGGAATTTATGGAAATGTATGATGTTATGTGGATCTATCCAAAATTGTTATATCAATGAGCACATGTTAAAGCTGGTCAAAAAATTTCTGGAGGCGACCATAAATAAACAACATGCTACTCGATGAatagtgttttatttattaggGATCCAACGACAATAACAAGCTTACACATGTTTATATGTGTATTGGAGTTTAATCACGGTAAACTAGAGTATGTAGTGTTTTTTCTGCGTGTACTATTTATTAAAtagataaaaagtaaataaatgcgaTTACTTTAAACTACAGATTAGGGAACGCAAATCCATCTATCACTTCGAAGTCTTAATTATGGTTGTGTGAAAGAAAGCATTTTTAGTTAGGTTATGGTGGCccatatgttttgtttttttctgatGAAGCTCCAAGATGATGCATGATGCACATGCACATAGTTTCTCTTTAACCTTAATTTGTATTTGTTTGTCGTAGACATTTGATCTGTTCA comes from the Brassica rapa cultivar Chiifu-401-42 chromosome A01, CAAS_Brap_v3.01, whole genome shotgun sequence genome and includes:
- the LOC117125908 gene encoding putative nuclease HARBI1 — protein: MSSSSSDEADEVFDELVDEVVDNFIDTIIDGQTNKPKRRAYIERDRELGHIRLCNDYFSNNPTYTEDMFRRRFRMNKPLFLRIVDRLSTEVPYFQQRRDATGRNGLSPLQKCTAAIRMLAYGQSGDTYDEYLRMADSTSRLCLAKFTDAIIQLFGDEYLRTPTAEDLQRLLDIGEVRGFPGMIGSIDCMHWEWKNCPTAWKGQFTRGSGKPTIVLEAVASQDLWIWHAFFGLPGTLNDINVLDRSPVFDDILHGRAPKVKFKVNNHTYRMAYYLTDGIYPPWATFIQSIPLPQGRKAQKFAEMQESARKDVERAFGVLQSRFAIVRNPALQWDKERIGKVMIACVILHNMIVEDERDGYAPIDTSEFETGQSSRSSEARSRDSVNVTPDMLAMRREVRDGDKHHRLKADLVENIWQMFGDEDE
- the LOC103852373 gene encoding glutathione S-transferase T3-like isoform X1, which translates into the protein MDPFPLNSPGFVNLLTSQTPQPIEIGSSEVPKPPERRKWTTKEDLVLISAWLNTSKDPITSNEQKLGAFWKRIEEYLNASPLLVGSIPREWSQCKQRWGRINEQVCKFVGCHEAALKEQASGHNENDVMKVAHDIFFNDYKSKFILEHCWRELRFDQKWRSHSLTSNGAKEKRKETADEVGREEDVRPPGVKASKAAKRKKHGNEAAFDQIETILAAKNILSKQKILDRLLGKNADTLTDQELALKNKLISELL
- the LOC103852373 gene encoding uncharacterized protein LOC103852373 isoform X2, giving the protein MDPEAEIRDTKRRKEHIDMLSIVCDSEHGIPTRCPCGGSIIHEVRGKEEYDTLPGKRFFTCINYEADGFHYRQPWVIGVQEHIERLTSRVEEVEAVIKWLPEVNNKIKSLEAEVKALTVEVDRLTGKVYNLTVQVDHLEKCCFD